Proteins found in one Gigantopelta aegis isolate Gae_Host chromosome 12, Gae_host_genome, whole genome shotgun sequence genomic segment:
- the LOC121386815 gene encoding alpha-(1,3)-fucosyltransferase C-like — protein MDCINWITTFKSFLCINIFRKRQIQCIILLVVVIILCFQFDVSSTVKYVYTSWERYDADHTTPIASHFPTQQKGKVKLIVIYSGRRWQNSSTSRMINHGKYTCKMTSNLNAIPHADGVYVDVFYLKSDKPPTRSHPDQVWVFYNKEPEEKIRNYHRWQSEHWRHFFNWTVSYRRDSDISSPYGVIVKKSKPVKNWLQIAKSKKRSVAWIVSNCHTVGRREDYVRKLKELGVQVDIYGYCGKLKLLKQKNAEAECFKNHRFYLSFESVFCEDYVTEKFFKLVNFDIMPIVRGGANYSQLFPPETFINTADFKSPEQLAKYLLYLDKNITAYAELLERKSGYRSKLKRPWPELCKRLHELSSYRKIYPDMKRWLKCRNPSGA, from the exons ATGGATTGTATCAACTGGATCACCACTTTCAAGTCTTTTCTTTGTATCAACATCTTCAG AAAGCGCCAAATTCAATGCATCATACTTCTGGTTGTGGTGATCATACTATGTTTCCAGTTTGACGTCAGCAGCACGGTCAAATATGTTTACACGTCCTGGGAGAGGTACGACGCCGATCACACAACACCTATCGCTTCACATTTCCCTACGCAGCAGAAGGGGAAGGTCAAGCTGATCGTGATATACTCTGGGAGACGTTGGCAGAACTCGTCGACATCGAGGATGATAAATCATGGAAAGTACACCTGCAAGATGACGTCAAACCTGAATGCTATTCCCCACGCCGACGGGGTGTACGTCGACGTTTTTTACCTGAAGTCCGACAAACCGCCCACGCGatcacacccagaccaggtgtgggTGTTCTACAACAAAGAACCGGAGGAAAAGATCCGCAACTATCATCGTTGGCAGTCTGAACACTGGAGACACTTCTTCAACTGGACAGTAAGCTACCGTCGAGATTCAGACATATCCAGCCCATACGGAGTGATCGTCAAGAAAAGTAAACCTGTGAAAAACTGGCTTCAGATAGCCAAATCTAAGAAAAGGTCGGTGGCTTGGATTGTGAGTAACTGCCACACGGTCGGGAGGAGGGAAGATTATGTGAGGAAGTTGAAGGAGCTGGGAGTCCAGGTCGATATATACGGTTATTGCGGAAAGCTGAAATTGTTGAAGCAGAAAAATGCAGAAGCAGAGTGCTTCAAAAATCATAGATTCTATCTGTCATTTGAAAGCGTATTTTGTGAAGATTACGTCACAGAAAAATTCTTTAAACTCGTGAATTTCGACATCATGCCGATCGTCAGAGGAGGTGCAAACTACTCACAACTATTTCCACCTGAAACATTCATCAACACTGCCGATTTTAAGTCGCCAGAACAGTTAGCAAAATATCTGTTGtatttagacaaaaatattacagCTTATGCCGAATTATTGGAAAGGAAATCTGGTTACCGATCTAAACTCAAAAGACCTTGGCCAGAACTTTGTAAACGGTTACACGAACTTTCTTCTTATAGAAAAATTTATCCAGACATGAAGAGGTGGTTGAAATGTCGCAATCCTAGTGGCGCCTGA